In the genome of Poecile atricapillus isolate bPoeAtr1 chromosome 30, bPoeAtr1.hap1, whole genome shotgun sequence, one region contains:
- the LOC131589793 gene encoding cathepsin D-like: MGGPRIGPLLLLVAGAGAMLRIPLERGPWVPPKFWGSGGGPRSRSGGGAAAPARLHNYMDAQYYGTISLGTPPQNFRVIFDTGSADLWVPSSRCCLLYLACWLHPHYQPGLSCTHRANGTAFAISYGSGSLRGFLSTDTLTVSNVSVPNQTFAEAVALPGLAFAAARFDGVLGLAFPGAAAGPARPVFDNMMEQGLFRNNVFSFHLRSGASEGDGGELLLGGIDEGQFEGPLHYIPVSRKSYWQVHMDRLSVGSPGVSGCRDPPLCGGGCEAIVDTGTSLITGPSAEVAALHRALGGVPHGGGAGTDPSPNSLGVLGHLGAGGQYLLDCDKVPSLPNVTFVLGGKEFTLDPQHYVLQVSQWGTPTCVSGFMALDVPPPAGPLWILGDVFLARHYAVFDRDRARVGLAPSK, encoded by the exons ATGGGGGGTCCCAGGATCgggcccctcctgctgctcgTGGCTGGAGCGGGAGCGATGCTGCG CATCCCCCTGGAGAGGGGGCCCTGGGTGCCCCCCAAGTTTTGGGGGAGCGGGGGGGGTCCCCGCAGCCgcagtgggggaggggcggcggctCCCGCGCGGCTCCACAACTACATGGAC gcccaGTACTACGGGACCATCTCgctggggacccctccccagaatTTCCGCGTCATTTTCGACACGGGCTCGGCCGATCTCTGGGTGCCGTCATCGCGCTGCTGCCTGCTCTACCTGGCCTGCT GGCTGCACCCCCATTACCAGCCCGGGCTGTCCTGCACCCACCGGGCCAACGGCACCGCCTTCGCCATCAGCTACGGCAGCGGCAGCCTGAGGGGCTTCCTGAGCACCGACACCCTCACG gtgtccaaTGTCTCGGTCCCCAACCAGACGTTTGCCGAGGCGGTGGCCCTGCCTGGCCTGGCGTTTGCGGCCGCGCGTTTCGATGGCGTCCTGGGCCTGGCGTtccccggcgccgccgccggccccgcgcgCCCGGTGTTCGACAACATGATGGAGCAGGGGCTGTTCCGCAACAACGTCTTCTCCTTCCACCTGCGCAG TGGGGCGTCGGAGGGCGACGGGGGGGAGCTGCTTTTGGGGGGCATCGACGAGGGACAGTTCGAGGGACCCCTGCACTACATCCCCGTGTCCCGAAAGAGCTACTGGCAGGTGCACATGGAcag GCTGTCGgtggggtccccgggggtctcggggtgCCGGGACCCCCCCCTGTGCGGGGGTGGCTGCGAGGCCATCGTGGACACGGGGACATCGCTGATCACCGGGCCCAGCGCCGAGGTGGCCGCGCTGCACCGGGCGCTGGGGGGGGTCCCGCACGGCGGGGGGGCAG GTacggacccctccccaaattccctcgGGGTCCTGGGACACCTTGGGGCGGGGGGGCAG taCCTGCTGGACTGTGACAAGGTCCCGTCCCTGCCCAACGTCACCTTCGTCCTGGGGGGGAAGGAGTTCACGCTCGACCCCCAGCACTACGTGCTCCAG GTGTCACAGTGGGGGACCCCCACGTGTGTCAGTGGTTTCATGGCTCTCGATGTCCCCCCGCCCGCGGGTCCCCTCTGGATCCTCGGGGACGTTTTCCTGGCGCGTCACTACGCCGTGTTCGACCGGGACCGCGCCCGCGTGGGGCTGGCCCCCAGCaagtga